In Streptomyces sp. NBC_00878, a single window of DNA contains:
- a CDS encoding helix-turn-helix transcriptional regulator has protein sequence MPPRSTPTERQRRLGAELRKMRAAAGMTTEYAAGLLGVPRTNVPNMESGRSGISSERVRTLAANYGCADEALVEALADMAAERDKGWWETYRGQLPASFQDIAEMEWRAKCLRIALTVHLPGLLQTEDHARAVFEAVIPRLPVADVAVRLAHRMDRQQVLDRPEPPVLDVIVHEAALRMEFGGTAVARRQLAHVLRLSERGHITVRVIPFKAGGFPGAGQSVVYAESSVPALDTVELDSTHGPEFIDTEMQLHKYRAQLDAAEAVALAPDASRDFIQDLAADL, from the coding sequence ATGCCGCCAAGGAGCACACCGACCGAGCGGCAGCGACGGCTCGGTGCGGAGTTGCGCAAAATGCGTGCTGCCGCAGGCATGACGACGGAGTACGCCGCAGGGCTGCTCGGCGTTCCGCGCACGAACGTGCCGAACATGGAGTCCGGCCGGTCCGGCATCAGCTCTGAACGCGTACGTACCCTCGCGGCCAACTACGGCTGCGCGGACGAGGCGCTGGTCGAGGCGCTCGCCGACATGGCCGCCGAGCGCGACAAGGGCTGGTGGGAGACGTACCGGGGTCAACTCCCGGCGAGCTTCCAGGACATCGCCGAGATGGAGTGGCGCGCCAAGTGCCTCCGCATCGCGCTGACCGTGCACCTGCCGGGACTGCTTCAGACCGAGGACCACGCCCGCGCGGTCTTCGAGGCGGTGATTCCCCGCCTGCCCGTCGCCGACGTCGCCGTACGCCTGGCGCACCGCATGGACCGGCAGCAGGTGCTCGACCGACCCGAACCGCCTGTCCTTGACGTCATCGTCCATGAGGCGGCCCTACGCATGGAGTTCGGCGGTACTGCCGTGGCGCGACGACAGCTGGCGCACGTCCTGCGCCTGTCGGAGCGAGGCCACATCACCGTGCGGGTCATCCCTTTCAAGGCGGGCGGCTTTCCCGGAGCCGGACAGTCGGTCGTGTACGCGGAATCTTCCGTCCCCGCCCTGGACACCGTGGAGCTCGACAGCACGCACGGACCGGAGTTCATCGACACCGAGATGCAGCTCCACAAGTACCGGGCCCAGCTCGACGCGGCGGAAGCCGTGGCACTGGCCCCCGACGCGTCACGCGATTTCATTCAGGATCTCGCAGCCGACCTCTAG
- a CDS encoding sensor histidine kinase — MTGTWKHRWAWRPLKGRGELRDQPPPARSQRTTLPPAGSAKWATGYFADDAAAPGSVRLQLNALQALCRQAFAVRLTLIAIGAPFATANATDGPPRYGVLAAAVLGVMGSYAMLRDWDRLAPRLLAHPTLMAVDLVFGAILLLTAPPASPLAYAAVCTPLLAGLLYGWRGSGVFTGLQLVVLLMVFRTWEHHPGAGASTLLIAGFCIAAGIIGVTLRNLMFHFGTASQALAEANSRLAVAEAVESERARLARDMHDSVAKTLHGLALAAEALAVAADHDTDPRALKSQAAAVAGAARRAAAESRDLLTDLRHHTTLSLPPTDLRTELSARAEDFASRTGIAARVDHQAPSTLVLPPETSHHLLAIVSEALENTHRHATNATRVDVTLDASPSSLHLTVRDDGTGPAVSLDSLDDVQHLAKTGHFGLLGMMERATSMGAGIQLRQAEQGGTEVKVDLPLGAPLPVSPSHTPQEEAAHA; from the coding sequence GTGACGGGGACCTGGAAACACCGGTGGGCATGGCGCCCCCTCAAGGGGCGCGGGGAACTGCGCGACCAGCCCCCACCGGCCCGCAGCCAACGAACAACCCTTCCCCCGGCCGGCTCCGCCAAGTGGGCCACAGGCTACTTCGCAGACGACGCGGCAGCGCCCGGCAGCGTCCGCCTCCAGCTCAACGCCCTACAGGCCCTGTGCCGCCAGGCGTTCGCGGTCCGCCTCACCCTGATCGCGATCGGCGCCCCCTTCGCGACGGCCAACGCGACGGACGGCCCGCCCCGCTACGGCGTCCTCGCCGCGGCGGTCCTCGGCGTCATGGGCTCGTACGCCATGCTCAGGGACTGGGACCGCCTCGCCCCCCGCCTCCTCGCACACCCCACCCTCATGGCGGTGGACCTGGTCTTCGGCGCGATACTCCTGCTGACCGCGCCCCCCGCCTCCCCCCTCGCGTACGCGGCCGTCTGCACCCCGCTCCTGGCGGGCCTGCTGTACGGCTGGCGCGGCTCCGGAGTCTTCACGGGCCTCCAACTCGTCGTACTGCTCATGGTGTTCAGGACCTGGGAACACCATCCGGGCGCCGGCGCCAGCACTCTCCTGATCGCGGGCTTCTGTATCGCCGCGGGCATCATAGGCGTCACCCTGCGCAACCTGATGTTCCACTTCGGCACGGCCAGTCAGGCCCTCGCGGAGGCCAACTCCCGCCTGGCCGTGGCGGAGGCCGTCGAGTCCGAACGGGCGCGCCTGGCCCGGGATATGCACGACTCGGTGGCGAAGACCCTGCACGGCCTGGCCCTGGCCGCCGAGGCCCTCGCGGTCGCCGCCGACCACGACACGGACCCCCGCGCCCTCAAGTCCCAGGCCGCGGCGGTGGCGGGCGCGGCACGCCGGGCGGCGGCGGAGTCCCGCGACCTCCTGACGGACCTGCGCCACCACACGACGCTGTCGCTTCCGCCCACGGACCTGAGGACGGAACTGTCGGCGAGGGCCGAGGACTTCGCCTCCCGTACGGGCATCGCGGCGCGGGTCGACCACCAGGCGCCCTCCACCCTCGTACTCCCACCCGAAACGTCCCACCACCTCCTGGCGATCGTCTCGGAGGCACTGGAGAACACACACCGCCACGCGACGAACGCGACCCGCGTGGACGTGACCCTCGACGCCTCCCCCTCCTCCCTCCACCTGACGGTGAGGGACGACGGAACCGGCCCGGCCGTATCCCTCGATTCCCTCGATGACGTACAACACCTGGCGAAAACCGGCCACTTCGGTCTGCTGGGCATGATGGAACGCGCGACGTCGATGGGCGCGGGCATTCAGCTGCGCCAGGCCGAGCAGGGCGGCACGGAGGTCAAGGTCGACCTTCCGCTGGGCGCCCCCCTGCCGGTATCCCCCTCACACACTCCTCAAGAGGAGGCCGCACATGCCTGA
- a CDS encoding OmpA family protein: MPLTPRTTAITFTVLTTLVFLTPLTPAQADDEDPSAPPGSVSSSPPPEVDANSPGLKLADGATLAPARVLDIKSVVEDLGGEERRVDTNEDVTFALQAEVLFPKDSSKLNPEARSRIKAIADEIKAQNATNVRVFGFTDNLGSYAHGLTLSKNRAEVVHEELASSLGGTNVTFAVRGYSEDYPIADNTSEQGRRKNRRVEVTFPKGEGAGPSQS; the protein is encoded by the coding sequence ATGCCCCTCACCCCCCGCACCACAGCGATCACCTTCACCGTTCTCACCACCCTCGTCTTCCTGACGCCCCTCACCCCGGCCCAGGCGGACGACGAGGACCCGAGCGCTCCGCCGGGCAGCGTCAGCAGTTCCCCACCCCCTGAAGTGGACGCGAACAGCCCGGGGTTGAAGCTCGCCGACGGCGCCACGCTCGCGCCCGCGCGCGTGCTGGACATCAAGTCGGTCGTCGAGGACCTCGGCGGCGAGGAACGCCGGGTGGACACGAACGAGGACGTGACGTTCGCGCTCCAGGCGGAGGTCCTCTTCCCGAAGGACAGCTCGAAGCTCAACCCCGAGGCACGCTCCCGCATCAAGGCGATCGCGGACGAGATCAAGGCCCAGAACGCCACGAACGTCCGCGTCTTCGGCTTCACCGACAACCTCGGCTCGTACGCCCACGGCCTGACCCTCTCCAAGAACCGCGCCGAAGTCGTCCACGAGGAACTCGCCTCCAGCCTCGGCGGAACGAACGTCACCTTCGCGGTACGCGGCTACAGCGAGGACTACCCGATCGCCGACAACACCTCGGAACAGGGCCGCCGCAAAAACCGCCGCGTGGAGGTGACGTTCCCGAAGGGGGAGGGGGCGGGGCCCAGTCAGAGCTGA
- a CDS encoding type II secretion system F family protein — MNNPALLALGGTVLCGTLAVAGVHTYASGRAQRQALVDRLSGGGPLRTAAGRARRFAAVDRRLRRTRLGRTIHLRLSATGLDVTAGEFCTYVAAGVVALWLIAAAALAPFFGPIAGLAGIWSAAIFLNWQRQKRIEAFINQLPDVARLLANAAAAGLALRTALAMAAEELEAPAGEELARVADQLTLGRSVDDALGELAERLPSRELVVLVTTLVLSNKAGGSVVNSLRNLTQTLEDRKETRREVRTMLSEVNATAFTVPLLGVGSLVLINSSNEGALAKVTGSALGQTLVLVSMGLYTIGFFAIRRLGKIEV, encoded by the coding sequence GTGAACAACCCGGCCCTGCTCGCCCTCGGCGGCACCGTCCTGTGCGGCACCCTCGCCGTCGCGGGCGTGCACACGTACGCGTCGGGCCGCGCCCAGCGGCAGGCCCTCGTCGACCGCCTCTCCGGCGGCGGCCCGCTGCGCACCGCGGCCGGCCGCGCCCGCCGCTTCGCCGCCGTCGACCGCCGGCTGCGCCGCACCCGCCTCGGCCGCACGATCCACCTGCGCCTGTCGGCGACGGGACTCGACGTGACGGCGGGCGAGTTCTGCACATACGTCGCCGCCGGGGTCGTCGCACTCTGGCTGATCGCGGCCGCCGCCCTGGCCCCGTTCTTCGGCCCCATCGCCGGTCTGGCCGGCATCTGGAGCGCGGCGATCTTCCTCAACTGGCAACGCCAGAAACGCATCGAGGCCTTCATCAACCAACTCCCGGACGTGGCCCGCCTGCTGGCCAACGCGGCGGCCGCCGGCCTCGCCCTGCGTACGGCCCTGGCGATGGCGGCGGAGGAGCTGGAGGCCCCGGCGGGCGAGGAACTGGCCCGGGTGGCCGACCAGTTGACCCTCGGCCGCTCGGTCGACGACGCCCTCGGCGAACTGGCCGAACGCCTCCCGTCCCGTGAACTCGTCGTCCTCGTCACCACCCTCGTCCTGTCCAACAAGGCGGGCGGCTCGGTGGTCAACTCCCTGCGGAACCTCACCCAGACCCTGGAGGACCGCAAGGAGACCCGCCGCGAGGTCCGCACCATGCTCTCCGAGGTCAACGCGACCGCCTTCACGGTCCCGCTCCTCGGCGTCGGCTCCCTGGTCCTGATCAACTCCTCGAACGAGGGCGCCCTCGCCAAGGTGACCGGCTCCGCGCTCGGCCAGACCCTGGTGCTCGTCTCCATGGGCCTCTACACCATCGGCTTCTTCGCCATCCGCCGCCTCGGCAAGATCGAAGTATGA
- a CDS encoding pilus assembly protein TadG-related protein has product MIAARLRGDRGATLPIYIWLTGILLFAAFAFFAFAQAASARNGAQSAADAAALAAAQSARDELVEGLGGAVGGDADWLDWLDPEALEGAGAAAAADALAAENDAAVTAFGGATVNGYLGYEVAIQTNYTVGDSLIPGTENIQATADAKAVIKPRCEFAVPDDPQDAVELDCDGELVNIDPEDFDLDDLPDASVLFSVQLAE; this is encoded by the coding sequence CTGATTGCAGCACGTCTGCGCGGCGACCGAGGGGCGACTCTCCCCATCTACATCTGGCTGACGGGGATTCTGCTCTTCGCCGCGTTCGCCTTCTTCGCATTCGCTCAGGCGGCGTCCGCCCGTAACGGAGCTCAATCCGCGGCGGACGCCGCTGCGTTGGCTGCCGCCCAGAGCGCGCGGGACGAGTTGGTGGAGGGCCTGGGAGGCGCCGTCGGCGGGGACGCCGACTGGCTGGACTGGCTCGACCCCGAAGCGCTCGAAGGCGCCGGGGCCGCCGCCGCGGCCGACGCGTTGGCCGCCGAGAACGACGCGGCCGTCACGGCGTTCGGGGGCGCGACCGTGAACGGGTACCTCGGCTACGAGGTGGCGATCCAGACGAACTACACGGTCGGCGACTCGCTCATCCCGGGCACGGAGAACATACAGGCGACGGCCGATGCCAAGGCTGTCATCAAGCCCCGCTGCGAATTCGCCGTACCCGACGACCCCCAGGACGCCGTCGAACTCGACTGCGACGGCGAGTTGGTGAACATCGACCCCGAAGATTTCGATTTGGACGACCTTCCCGACGCGTCCGTGCTGTTCTCTGTGCAACTGGCCGAGTGA
- a CDS encoding ATP-binding protein, whose protein sequence is MPISLCTVQGDHSAPAPEPLAYSLTLPATLRSPAIARAATRTVLVAHGLGALADPAEQAVGELVAVACRFTPTSEVYLSLRHRDGALRVIVYDGHPRHTHPRLAAACDTRRRASLRLLGCVVRACEGDWGFGEAREPGGGTRMWAVLPCGGTPAGVGDPPEPMSRSM, encoded by the coding sequence ATGCCCATTTCCCTCTGCACCGTCCAGGGCGACCACTCCGCCCCCGCGCCCGAACCCCTCGCGTACAGCCTCACCCTGCCCGCCACGCTCAGATCGCCGGCGATCGCCCGGGCGGCGACCCGTACCGTGCTGGTCGCGCACGGGCTCGGCGCGCTGGCCGACCCCGCCGAGCAGGCAGTGGGTGAACTGGTCGCCGTTGCCTGTCGGTTCACGCCCACGTCCGAGGTCTATCTCTCCCTACGCCATCGGGACGGAGCCCTCCGCGTCATCGTCTACGACGGGCACCCGCGCCACACCCACCCCCGCCTCGCCGCCGCCTGCGACACCCGCCGCCGCGCGTCGTTGCGCCTGCTCGGCTGTGTCGTGCGGGCCTGCGAGGGCGACTGGGGATTCGGTGAGGCACGGGAGCCGGGAGGGGGGACACGGATGTGGGCGGTACTGCCGTGCGGCGGGACTCCGGCGGGGGTGGGTGACCCCCCGGAACCGATGTCGAGGTCGATGTGA
- a CDS encoding response regulator transcription factor: MPDQALPGPPLRVLVADDNPVVRAGLAALLDAHPGIRVTARASNGAEAVAAATRDRPDVILLDVRMPGSDGLTALPLLGRLAPVMMLTYSREPEVVAEALRLGAAGYLVHGEFTAAELITAVRDVRDGRATFSPSAEAVSSASSAASSATAATGSDSLGVSYEPNEISSHLQPVVAQSSKARPASAAGLQRRGHNRLDFGLSSREVEVMDLIAAGMNNRQIAATCFISEKTVKNHINRIFAKLHSSTRSEAIAHWLGTARGGWNR; the protein is encoded by the coding sequence ATGCCTGACCAGGCACTTCCCGGCCCGCCCCTACGAGTGCTCGTTGCCGACGACAATCCCGTCGTACGGGCGGGCCTGGCGGCCCTGCTCGACGCCCACCCCGGCATCCGGGTCACCGCCAGGGCGTCGAACGGTGCGGAGGCGGTCGCGGCCGCGACCCGCGACCGCCCCGACGTGATCCTCCTGGACGTACGCATGCCGGGCTCGGACGGCCTCACCGCACTGCCGTTACTGGGCCGGCTGGCTCCCGTGATGATGCTGACGTACAGCCGTGAACCCGAGGTGGTGGCGGAGGCGTTGCGCCTGGGAGCGGCCGGTTATCTCGTGCACGGCGAGTTCACGGCGGCCGAACTGATCACCGCGGTCCGTGACGTGCGTGACGGAAGGGCCACCTTCTCGCCTTCCGCCGAGGCTGTCTCTTCCGCCTCTTCCGCCGCCTCTTCCGCCACCGCGGCAACTGGGTCGGATTCACTCGGTGTTTCGTACGAACCGAACGAAATCTCTTCGCATCTGCAACCGGTTGTGGCACAGTCGTCGAAGGCTCGACCCGCCTCCGCGGCGGGACTTCAGCGCCGCGGCCACAACCGACTGGATTTCGGACTGAGTTCACGGGAGGTGGAGGTCATGGATCTGATAGCGGCCGGCATGAACAACCGGCAGATCGCCGCCACGTGTTTCATCAGTGAGAAGACGGTCAAGAACCACATCAATCGCATCTTCGCAAAGCTGCACAGTTCCACGCGCAGCGAAGCGATAGCCCACTGGCTGGGCACGGCCCGCGGGGGGTGGAACCGGTGA
- a CDS encoding CpaF family protein, translating into MSLRARIAAPEEGGTDREDGHLVAVYRAKLLEEIDLAEMSSLAAAERRMRLERVLGHIISREGPVLSSSERSQLIRRVVDEALGLGVLEPLLADASITEIMVNGPDSIFVERAGRVEQLPLRFASNEQLMQTIERIVSTVNRRVDESNPMVDARLPTGERVNVIIPPLALTGPTLTIRRFPRAYTLPELIGLGSLDEQMLMLLAAFVRARFNVIVSGGTGTGKTTLLNALSGLIPSHERIITIEDSAELQLQQEHVIRLESRPANVEGKGQITIRDLVRNSLRMRPDRIIVGEVRGGETLDMLQAMSTGHDGSLATVHSNSAEDALMRLQTLGSMSEVQIPFEALKDQINSAVDVVVQLTRHADGSRKVTEIALLVSHGREQFRVVPVTRFVPRPTGPDRVVHGHFEHLPLPRAVAEKLYVANEPLPPAFGVAEAIDVLNTRQAIG; encoded by the coding sequence ATGAGCCTGCGAGCCCGTATCGCCGCCCCCGAAGAGGGCGGAACCGACCGCGAGGACGGACACCTCGTCGCCGTCTACCGCGCCAAGCTGCTCGAAGAGATCGACCTCGCCGAGATGTCGAGCCTCGCCGCGGCCGAGCGACGGATGCGCCTGGAGCGCGTGCTCGGGCACATCATCAGCCGCGAGGGCCCGGTCCTGTCGTCCTCCGAGCGCTCCCAGCTGATCCGCCGGGTCGTCGACGAGGCGCTCGGCCTCGGCGTCCTCGAACCGCTCCTCGCCGACGCGTCGATCACCGAGATCATGGTCAACGGCCCGGACTCCATCTTCGTGGAGCGGGCGGGACGCGTGGAACAGCTCCCGCTGCGCTTCGCCTCCAACGAGCAGCTGATGCAGACCATCGAGCGCATCGTCTCCACCGTCAACCGCCGCGTGGACGAGTCGAACCCGATGGTCGACGCCCGCCTGCCCACCGGCGAGCGCGTCAACGTCATCATCCCGCCGCTCGCGCTCACCGGCCCGACCCTCACGATCCGCCGCTTCCCGCGTGCCTACACCCTCCCTGAGCTGATCGGCCTCGGCTCGCTCGACGAGCAGATGCTGATGCTGCTCGCCGCGTTCGTCCGCGCCCGCTTCAACGTCATCGTCAGCGGCGGTACGGGCACCGGAAAGACGACGCTCCTCAACGCGCTCTCCGGACTCATCCCGTCCCACGAGCGCATCATCACCATCGAGGACTCCGCCGAACTCCAGCTCCAGCAGGAGCATGTGATCCGCCTCGAATCCCGCCCGGCGAACGTGGAGGGCAAGGGCCAGATCACCATCCGCGACCTGGTCCGCAACTCCCTGCGTATGCGCCCCGATCGCATCATCGTCGGCGAGGTCCGCGGCGGCGAGACGCTCGACATGCTCCAGGCCATGTCGACCGGCCACGACGGCTCCCTCGCCACGGTCCACTCGAACTCCGCCGAGGACGCGCTGATGCGCCTCCAGACCCTCGGCTCGATGTCCGAGGTCCAGATCCCCTTCGAGGCGCTCAAGGACCAGATCAACTCCGCGGTCGATGTCGTCGTCCAGCTCACCCGCCACGCCGACGGCTCCCGCAAGGTCACCGAGATCGCCCTGCTCGTCTCGCACGGCCGCGAGCAGTTCCGCGTCGTCCCGGTCACCCGCTTCGTGCCCCGCCCCACCGGCCCCGACCGCGTCGTCCACGGCCACTTCGAGCATCTCCCGCTGCCCCGCGCGGTCGCCGAGAAGCTGTACGTCGCCAACGAGCCCCTGCCGCCCGCCTTCGGGGTCGCGGAAGCCATCGACGTACTGAACACGAGGCAGGCCATCGGATGA
- a CDS encoding PIN domain-containing protein: MARAQGQLSNGVLLLDSEGLSKLMANDPRVTGLMRTAQAKDTLVALSNLTLIEAWHSKVRIERLRWHVSRMEVLSVTDAITWRAIDLLRNANLHGHKYAIDSVVAATALGYSGPRIIVTSDADDMNKLCGDRVRVVGV; the protein is encoded by the coding sequence ATGGCGCGCGCACAGGGCCAGTTGAGCAACGGCGTACTGCTCCTCGACAGCGAGGGACTGAGCAAGCTCATGGCCAACGACCCTCGCGTCACAGGCCTGATGCGCACCGCCCAGGCCAAGGACACCCTTGTCGCCCTGAGCAACCTGACGTTGATCGAAGCATGGCATTCCAAAGTCCGCATCGAACGCCTCCGCTGGCACGTCTCACGTATGGAGGTGCTGTCCGTCACGGATGCCATCACATGGCGGGCCATCGATCTGCTGCGGAACGCGAACCTCCACGGGCACAAGTACGCGATCGACTCCGTCGTGGCCGCGACAGCCTTGGGCTACTCGGGGCCACGCATCATCGTCACCTCGGACGCCGACGACATGAACAAACTCTGCGGGGACAGGGTCCGCGTCGTCGGCGTGTGA
- a CDS encoding DUF5936 domain-containing protein translates to MLALLLAALTGLAVGGMLLGIRMYRADAKLPGDMALALEVGATRVSKADSAVDRLGMRFAPLVLRLMGPRRTDAKRRRIDMAGNPGGLTLNRYAARRAVYGVFGVLLCLIFLTNGQPLFALMALAFGILAADALIWQAIRERKDVIDRTLPDFLDVLAVVVSAGLGFRQALDRVAERYEGPWADELRITLRQMDMGVSRRQAFDELRRRNSSEQVAQFVSALQQGEELGSPIADTLIQLATDMRRTDAQNSRRRAAKTIPKATMVTLVFMLPATMILIATGMFLGSGTNFGSVLGR, encoded by the coding sequence TTGCTGGCCTTGCTCCTCGCCGCGCTGACGGGCCTCGCCGTCGGAGGCATGCTCCTCGGCATCCGCATGTACCGCGCGGACGCCAAGCTCCCCGGCGACATGGCGCTCGCCCTGGAGGTCGGCGCCACCCGCGTCTCGAAGGCCGACTCGGCCGTCGACCGCCTGGGCATGCGGTTCGCCCCGCTCGTCCTGCGTCTGATGGGCCCCCGCCGTACGGACGCCAAACGCCGCCGCATCGACATGGCGGGCAACCCCGGCGGCCTGACCCTGAACCGCTACGCGGCCCGCCGGGCGGTGTACGGGGTCTTCGGCGTCCTGCTCTGCCTGATCTTCCTCACCAACGGCCAGCCGCTCTTCGCCCTGATGGCCCTCGCCTTCGGCATCCTCGCCGCCGACGCCCTCATCTGGCAGGCCATCCGCGAACGCAAGGACGTCATCGACCGCACCCTCCCGGACTTCCTGGACGTCCTGGCGGTCGTGGTCTCGGCGGGCCTCGGCTTCCGCCAGGCCCTGGACCGGGTCGCGGAACGGTACGAGGGCCCGTGGGCGGACGAACTGCGCATCACCCTGCGCCAGATGGACATGGGCGTCAGCCGCCGCCAGGCCTTCGACGAACTGCGCAGGCGCAACTCCTCCGAACAGGTCGCCCAGTTCGTCTCGGCGCTCCAGCAGGGCGAGGAACTGGGCTCCCCGATCGCGGACACCCTGATCCAGCTCGCCACGGACATGCGCCGCACCGACGCCCAGAACTCCCGCCGCCGCGCGGCCAAGACGATCCCCAAGGCCACCATGGTCACCCTGGTCTTCATGCTTCCGGCCACGATGATCCTCATCGCCACAGGAATGTTCCTGGGCTCCGGCACCAACTTCGGCTCGGTATTGGGGCGTTGA
- a CDS encoding TadE/TadG family type IV pilus assembly protein, whose product MKRFPTRLPTRLLRRLAKRLRGDDRGVSMLEFAGFLPILLLVGMAAIQLGLIGYGLSQAGTAARAAARAASQGEDGTAAGQAAVSGWLDPAVAAAEGPDLTTATVTVTVPAVIPLLPTVTVERNATMPTDD is encoded by the coding sequence ATGAAGCGCTTCCCGACACGCCTCCCGACCCGCCTCCTGAGGCGCCTCGCGAAACGTCTCCGGGGCGACGACCGGGGCGTATCCATGCTGGAGTTCGCCGGATTCCTGCCCATCCTCCTGCTCGTCGGCATGGCGGCCATCCAGCTCGGCCTCATCGGCTACGGCCTCAGCCAGGCCGGTACAGCGGCACGGGCCGCGGCGCGGGCGGCCTCGCAGGGCGAGGACGGAACCGCGGCGGGCCAGGCCGCGGTGAGCGGCTGGCTCGACCCGGCGGTGGCGGCTGCCGAGGGCCCGGACCTCACCACCGCGACGGTCACCGTCACCGTCCCCGCCGTGATCCCCCTCCTGCCGACCGTGACCGTAGAACGCAACGCCACCATGCCGACGGACGACTGA